One Anolis carolinensis isolate JA03-04 chromosome 5, rAnoCar3.1.pri, whole genome shotgun sequence DNA segment encodes these proteins:
- the LOC107982929 gene encoding interleukin-15-like, translating into MECFMREIDILEEENENRNITNTIQNIKRNLRAGWKQVAGDAKEDEVCPLCESYEEQNYVDFLNRLVALVQFVLRTGFEKH; encoded by the exons ATGGAATGTTTTATGCGTGAAATTGACATTctagaagaagaaaatgaaaacagaaacattacaaatacaatacaaaatatcaAGAGAAATCTTCGCGCTGGTtgg AAACAAGTTGCAGGAGATGCAAAAGAAGATGAAGTATGTCCGCTGTGTGAATCATATGAAGAACAAAActatgttgattttttaaatcgGTTGGTTGCACTGGTGCAGTTTGTTTTGCGCACTGGATTTGAAAAACACTAG